Within Deinococcus actinosclerus, the genomic segment TCACGGCGTCCGGGCCCATCGCGAACGCCCGTTTCACCGGTTCGTACCCGCCGTTGCGGCGGTAGTAGCCCAGCGTCCAGCTCTCGGCCTGCCCGACGTGCGCGTACAGCGTCGGCGCGAAGCGCGGGTCCTTCGCGCTCGTGATCGGCTTCGGGGGGGTGGGGGCCGTGGCGGTCACGCCTCACCCCCGGCCTGTTCCGGCAGGCGGTGCAGGCCCGTCACGCTCGACCCGATGGCCTGTCCGGTCGCCAGCACCTGCCGCCCGTCCGCCCCCACCGTCACCGGCACCGGGTTGTCCGGCAGCGGCTGAAGATCCTGCCTCAGCGACGCCAGAATCCGCGCGCACTTGCTGGGGCCCACATTCTCGTAGTACCCGTCGTCGTTGATCTGCATCATCGGCGCGGTGCCGCACGAACCCAGGCACTCCACCTTCTGCACGCTGAAGCGCCCGTCCGCGCTCACCTCGCCCGGCTGCACGTCCAGCGTCTCCACGAGGTGATCCCACAGCTCGTCCGACCCGGCCAGCGCGCACATCAGCGTGCTGCACACCTGCAGGTGATACCGGCCCGTGGGCAGCGTGTGGTACGTCGAGTAGAAGCTCATGACCGAACGCACCTCGGTCGCCGTCGTGCCGCACAGCGCCGCGATCTCGGCCATGCGGGCCTCGGACACGAAGCCCTCGGCGTCCTGCACCTCGCGCAGCAGCGGCATCAGTGCGCTGCGCCGCCCCTGCGGTGAATCCGGGTAACGGCTGAAAATATCCGCCACCAGTGGTTGTTTCTCAGCGAAGTAACTCAAAGTAGCTGCACTCCTTGATTGAGAGAACGTCCGGGGTCCGCTGGTACTCAGCGGTCCACGTCGCCCAGCACCGGGTCGATGGTGGCGAGGATGGTGATCAGGTCCGCGAACTGCGCGCCGACGCAGGCGTACTCGAGGGCCTGGAGGTTCACGAAGCTGGGCGCGCGGATCTTCACGCGGTAGGGCATGCTGCCGCCGTCGCTGACGATGTAGTACCCGACCTCGCCGCGCGCACTCTCGACCGGGACGTACACCTCGCCGGTGGGGGGGTGGAAGCCCTCGGTGACGAGCTTGAAGTGGTGGATGACCGCTTCCATGCTCGTTTCGAGTTCGTGGCGGGGCGGGAGGCTGATTTTGCGGTTGGGGTCCTTGACCGGGCCGGGTTTGAGGCGCCTGAGGGCCTGCCGGACGATCTTGATGCTCTCGCCGAATTCGAGGAGGCGCATGTTGAAGCGCGCCAGACTGTCGCCGTCGGTACTGGTGATGACGTTGAAGTCGTAGCTCTCGTAGCCGCAGTAGGGGTTGTCCTTGCGGTGGTCGAGGGGCACGCCGCTGGCGCGCAGGTTGGGTCCGGTGAGGCCCAGGTCGATGGCGACCTCGGGCGGGATGACGCCCACCCCCTTGGCGCGGTCGAGGAAGATGGGGTTCTGCGCGAACAGCGTGCTGTACTCGGTGACGCCGCGTTCCATCTGGTCGAGGAACTTCTCGACGCGGGCGGGCCAGCCGTCGGGAATGTCGCGGTACAGGCCGCCCACGCGGAAGTACCCCTGGTTCATGCGGTAGCCGCACACCGCCTCGAACAGGTCCTGGAGGGCTTCCTTCTCGCGGAAGGCGTAGAAGAAGGGCGTCAGGGCGCCCAGGTCGAGCAGACCGGTCCCGACGAACACGAGGTGGCTGTGGATGCGCCCGAGTTCGTGCAGGATGACGCGCACGGTGGTGGCCCGCTCGGGCACGTCCGCTTGCAGGAGCTTCTCGACGCTCAGGACGTACGCGAGTTCATGCCCGAACGAGTGCAGGTAGTCGGTGCGGGGCGCGTAGGTCACGCCCTGCTGGTACGTGCGGTTCTCGAAGGTCTTCTCGAAGCCGGTGTGCAGGTACCCCATGTGCGGGGTGACCTTCACGACGTACTCGCCGTCCATGTCCACCACGAGCCGCAGCACGCCGTGCGTACTGGGGTGCTGCGGGCCCACGTTCAGGCTCATGATCTGCGTGTGCATCTGCCCTTCGGTCTGCCCGTGCAGCCGCTCGGCGCTCGTGGATTCCTGATGGTCGGGCTGCATCCGCTCGGGCGGCAGCGTCCCGCCGGGCGCCTGCGCGCCGTGGGTGGGGGCCGGGCGGCTGGGCTGATCGGTGCCGGGCCGGTTGGGGCCGGGCTTGTCGGTGGTGGTCACTTGGGCCCTCCTTCCGGCATGACGGGCGGCAGGCGGTCGTCGCCCCGGCCGCGCCGGAGTTCGCCCCGGTACCCGGTGAGGCCCGCGTCGCGCCCGGTGAGGCCCGCGCGGAACGCGGCCGGGTCGAGGTGGCGGCCCTCGCGGAACAGGGTGGGGGTCTCGCCCAGCGGGAAGTCCTTGCGCAGCGGGTGGCCCTCCAGGTCGTCGGGCGTGAGGACCTTGCGCAGGTCGGGGTGCCCGGTGAAGGTGACGCCCAGCAGGTCGTAGACCTCGCGTTCCAGGTAGTTCGCGGCGCGCCAGACCGGGTACAGGCTGGGCAGGGTCTCGCCGTCGTCGAGCCACACGCGCAGGAACAGGCGGCGGTGGTCGCGCGGGTGGTAGATGTTGTGCAGCACCGCGAAGCGCTTCGGGCGGGCTTCGGTGTACGTGCTGTAGTCGATGCCGACGGTGTCCATCAGCATGAACCCGTGGTCCTTGAGGGCCTGCGCGGCGCGCAGCAGGTCGCCGGGCGTGACGAGGGCAGTGGGTTCGGCGGCGTGGTCCTCGGTCAGGCCCAGCTCGGCGATCAGGCCGGTGACGTCGCGGCTGGGCGTAGCCGGAGTCACCGGGACCGGGAACGGGACGACCGGCGCGGCACTGGTGCTGGACTGCGCCACGCCCTCGCGGCCCATAGGTTTCGCACCGGCGGGTTTCAGCGGGTCCATGCGTCCACCATCGGCAGCTGCTGCCCCAGCCCGTCGAACGCCTCGCCGCGCACCTTCTTCTGGAGCTGCATCACGGCGTAGATGAGCGCCTCGGGACGCGGGGGGCAGCCGGGCACGAAGATGTCCACCGGCACCACGCTGTCCACGTTCTGCACGATCGCGTAGTTGTTGAACATGCCCCCGCTGCTGGCGCACGCACCCATGCTGATCACCCATTTGGGGTCCGGCATCTGGTCGTACACGCGGCGCATGACCGGCGCCATCTTCTTGCTCAGGCGGCCCGCGACGATCATCACGTCCGCCTGCCGCGGAGACGCGCGGAACACCTCACTCCCGAAGCGCGCCAGGTCGTTGCGGCCGTCGGTGCTGCTCATCATCTCGATCGCGCAGCACGCCAGCCCGAACGTCGCGGGCCACAGGCTGTTACTCCGACCCCACGCGACCAGCTTCTCCAGGCTGGAAAACAGGATCCCCTCGGACTCAAGCTCCTGCCAGTCCTTCTCGAACAGTTCCTTCAACGGCATGGGCGCACCTCCACGGTGTGGCCTGCTGAGCGTCCGGTGGCCCCAGGCTCAGGGGCGGCCCCTCGCCTCTCTTGATTCGCCGACGCAGGAGTAAGCGCTCTTAGGCCCATTCCAACACCTTCTTCTTCAGGATGTAGACGTACCCGACGAGCAGCAGCAGGACGAAGGTGACGGCTTCGAAGAAGGCGAAGGGGATGAGTTTCTGGTAGGCGACGGCCAGGGGGTAGAAGAAGGCGGTTTCGATGTCGAAGATGATGAACAGCATGGCCACGAGGTAGAAGTGCACCGGGAAGCGCTGGCCGGTGCCGACGCCGCCGCGTTCGGGGTCGTTCCCGCTTTCGTAGGCCATGAGTTTGGTGCGGCTGGCCTTCTTGGGGCCGAGGAGGGCGCTGGCAAGGACAGCAATGATGCCGATGCCGAGCGCGACGAGCAGCATGATGACGAAGTTGGCGTATTCGATGGTCGGTCTCCTTTCTGTGGCTACGCCGCTCCTCACTCCACCCTGCTCGTGAAAAACGGCACTAGTTACTGGAAAAAAAGAGAGTTCCTGGAACGAACTGCACTTCACCGGACTGTTGGTACACCCCTGTTTTATCACGGTTCACACGCCACGCAGCCAGATTCAGCCGACCCCATCCCCGCCAGGCCCAGGTATGGTCATCACACATGCCCGTCCCCCATCCCACCGCCGAGCAGGCCGCCCTCGCAGAACTCCGCTCACCGACCTGCGCCACCACCACCCAGTTCTTCGCCGCGCACGTTCTCGAATCCACCGGTGACGAACCGCGCGTCCACGCCGTTCTGGTGGACGGTGACGTGCATCAGGTGCACTTCAGGCCGCAGGACGAGGACTACTTCCTCGTGGTCATGGTGCGCGCGACGCCGGACGGCTGAAAGGTCCTGGGCGCGCGAGCTTCAGCGCGCGCACGGGTGGCGCTGTCCATCTTCAGCGAGACGCTCAGCGCCGACGACATCACCCGCGCCACCGGCCTGGACCCCACGGACGCCTGGAGTGTCGGGGACGAATGGACACGCCCCGGACGCAAGCCATCCCGCCGGACCTTCACCCGCTGGACCCTCTGCCCCGAAGGTGACCGACCCGGCGAGTTCGAGGACAAACTGACCCGGCTGCTGGACCTGACGCAGGAGGCCGCGCCGCGCATCCGCGCGCTGGCCGACACGGACTCCTGCGACGTCAGCGTGACGGTCGGGTACCGCGGCTACGCGGAACAGATGTGGGGCGTGCCGATCGTGCGGAAAGACCTCAGCCGACTGGCGGCGCTCGGCGCGGGGCTGGACATCGACCTGTACGCCGGCGGTCCAGCCCTGGCCGAGGTGCCCTGAGGGGCCGCCTCCCCGATTACACCAGTTCGACGAAGTCGTCGTCCTCGGCGTCCTGCGCCAGGGGCAGCGTGAAGGAGAAGGTCGCGCCCTTCCCGCGTTCCGAGTCCACCCAGATCGTTCCGCCGTGCTCCTCGACCGCCAGCTTGCAGAACGCCAGGCCCATGCCGGTGTCGAAGCGGCCGTGCAGGGTGAGGCGGGACTGCTCGAACGCCGCGAACAGGTTCGGGATGTCCTCGGCGGGGATGCCTTCGCCATCGTCGCGGACGGTGACCAGCACGGCGTCCGGGGTGCCCTTGACGGCCACGACGATCATGCCGCCGGTGGTGGTGTGCTTCAGGGCGTTGCTGATCAGGTTCGCCAGGACCCGGCGCAGGATTTCCGGGTCGACGCTGGCGGGGCTCAGGTCGGGTTCGACCTCCACCCGCACGTGCCGGTCGCGCAGGCCGCTGCCGACGTCCCCGCGCGCGAGGTCCACGACCTCGCGGAACATGGGGGTGAACATCAGTTCGCGCCGCAGGTTCATCTTGCCTGCCTGGATCTTGCGCACGTCGAGCATGTTCACGGTGAGGTGCAGCAGGTGCTGCGTCTCGTCACGGGCGACCTTGAGCAGTTCGCGGTTGTCCTCGGGCACGCGGGGGTCGTCCTGCACGATCTCCAGCAGGCCCATGACGGCCGCGATGGGGTTTTTCAGGTCGTGCACGAGCATGTGCACGAGCTGGTCGCGGACGCGCTCCTCGTGTTCCCAGGTGTCCATGCGGCGTTGCAGCGTGGCGACGCGGCCCAGCGTGTCGCGGAACTGCTGCGCGCGGCCCAGCAGCGCCCGGACCTGCAAAGCCAGCGCCTCGGGGGGCGTGGCGTCGCTGATCAGGGCGTCCACGCCCGCGCCGAGCATCTCGCCCAGGCCCTGCGAGCCGACCGCCAGCCAGTGGGTGCCGCCCAGTTCGGCGCGCTGGCGCAGCATGGGCAGCACCTGATGCAGCGGCACGCCGGGCGTGTCGGTGTACAGCAGGGCCACGTCGGGGATGGTGACGTGCGACTCGCGCATCAGGAATTCGGCGCTGGGCGCGTGGACGACGTTCACGCGCGGCAACAGGGGAGCCAGCGCCTGCGCGCGGGCCTCCTGGGACGTCACGACAAACACGGTGGGCGGGTCGGGGGTCGTCATGAACTGCCGTTCAGTCTACCCTGCGGGGGCAGCGCGGCGTGACCGGATGGACACCGTGACGCGTTGCCCTCTTGTCCGTGCCCGCGCGGCTCTAGACTGGGCGGATGCTGCCCGCCCGCTCGCCCTTCGCCCGCCTGGAGGGGTTCCTGCGGGACACCCTGGGAAGCGGGGCGACGCGCCTGCACGAGGAGTGGCCGCAGGACGCGCGGACGGTGGCGGCCGCGGGGCTGGGCTGGAGTGACGCGGTCACGCGGGGCTTCGGCTTCCCGGAGGTATTCGCGCATCAGGCGCGCACATATGAATTGATGCGGGACGGCAAGCATGTGATCATCACCACGCCTACCGCGAGCGGCAAGACCGGCGCGTTCTTCCCCGGCGTGTTCGACCGGCTGGAGCGGGACCCGCGCGCGACGGCGCTGTTCGTGTACCCGCTCGTGGCGCTGGGGCAGGATCAGCGGGACAAGCTGCTGGCCTTCCGCGAGCGCGGCGGCTTCCCGTGGGAGGTGGCGGCCTTCCAGGGCAGCGCGCAGGGCTCGGCGGTGTTCCGGCCCGGGGTGCGGATGGTGACGGCCACGCCGGACAAGCTGCACTGGTCGCTGACGCAGCCCGGCGTGCGCGAGTTCCTGCGCCACCTGTCGTTTCTGGTGCTGGACGAGGCGCACACCTACCGGGGCGGCTTCGGGAGCGAGGTGGCGGGCATGCTGCGCCGCCTGCTGGCCCTGGCGCGGGCGCTGGGCGCGAACCCGCAGGTGATCCTGAGCACCGCGACCATCGGGAACCCGGCGGAGTTCGCGCGGGAACTGACCGGGGTGGACGCCGTGGAGGTCAGCGAGTCCGGCGCGGCCCGGCACGGCAAGCGCTTCGTGCTGGCGGACCACAGAGGCCAGCCGAGGCGCTTCTGGAACGCGGTGATGGACGCCAGCGCGCGCTACGACCTGAAGGTGCTGGCGTTCTTCCGGGGCCGCTCGCGGGCGGCGCGGCTGTACTCCACGTACCGCGCTCAGCCGCAGTACGCGCGGCGGGCGCACCTGTACATGGCGGGCACGAGTGACCGCGAGGGCCGCCTGTCGGAATTCCGCCGGGCCCGGAGTGGGGTGATGTTCGCCACGAACGCCCTGGAGGCCGGGGTGGACATCGGGGATCTGGAGGTCGTGATCATCGACGGATACCCCGGGAGCCGCATGGCGTTCCGGCAGATGGCGGGCCGCGCGGGGCGGATCGCGCCGGGGCTGGTGCTGTACCTCCCGGCGCTGAACGAGCAGGGCGTCCCGCAACCGGCGGACGCGTTCTACAGCAACGCGGGCAACTTCCTGGACCTGCTCACCGGCCCGATCGAGAAGGCGGTCGTGGAGGCGCACAACCCGTACCTGTCTCCCCGGCACGCGGCGCGTGCGAACGACGAGTTCACGGCTGCCGGGCTGCCCGCCCCGCACGAGGCGCAGCCCAGCCCGCGCTACTGGAACCTGCGCGGCGAGGGCAGCCTGAAGTTCGCGGTGGTCGAGGCCGCCGAGTGGGAACGGCACGGCGTGCGCGCGCTGGACGCCCCGCTGGAGAGCCCCAGCCAGCACTACGCTCTGACCGAGAAGCACGAGGGCGCGGTGTTCACGCTGGACGGGCAGGGGTACAAGGTGCTGCGCTGGGAGGAACACCCGGCCGGGACCGCGATCCTGGTCGAGAAGCACGACGCGGCGAACCTCTTCACGCGCGGCCTGTACGCCATCGAGGTCACCCCGGCCCGCATGGGCGAGTGGGAACGGCGCGGCCCGCTGGCCTTCCGGCACGGCGAGGTCGTCATCCGGCGGCGCTACACCGGCTACCAGATGCTGCGGCAGGTGTTCGAGCGGGTGTGCGTGGGCTGCGACCGCGAACCCGGCGAGACCGAGCGCAGCTGCGCCCGCTGCGGGGGCCGCATCCAGGACCGCATGCAGGACCACAAGCTCTCCGAGCACCTGTACGAGCAGCCCACCGAACTGCCGCCCTTCCGCACGAGCGCGCTGGAGATCGGCGTGGACCCGCGCGC encodes:
- the nuoE gene encoding NADH-quinone oxidoreductase subunit NuoE translates to MSYFAEKQPLVADIFSRYPDSPQGRRSALMPLLREVQDAEGFVSEARMAEIAALCGTTATEVRSVMSFYSTYHTLPTGRYHLQVCSTLMCALAGSDELWDHLVETLDVQPGEVSADGRFSVQKVECLGSCGTAPMMQINDDGYYENVGPSKCARILASLRQDLQPLPDNPVPVTVGADGRQVLATGQAIGSSVTGLHRLPEQAGGEA
- a CDS encoding DUF4279 domain-containing protein, whose translation is MALSIFSETLSADDITRATGLDPTDAWSVGDEWTRPGRKPSRRTFTRWTLCPEGDRPGEFEDKLTRLLDLTQEAAPRIRALADTDSCDVSVTVGYRGYAEQMWGVPIVRKDLSRLAALGAGLDIDLYAGGPALAEVP
- a CDS encoding NADH-quinone oxidoreductase subunit A, with protein sequence MLLVALGIGIIAVLASALLGPKKASRTKLMAYESGNDPERGGVGTGQRFPVHFYLVAMLFIIFDIETAFFYPLAVAYQKLIPFAFFEAVTFVLLLLVGYVYILKKKVLEWA
- a CDS encoding sensor histidine kinase, with the protein product MTTPDPPTVFVVTSQEARAQALAPLLPRVNVVHAPSAEFLMRESHVTIPDVALLYTDTPGVPLHQVLPMLRQRAELGGTHWLAVGSQGLGEMLGAGVDALISDATPPEALALQVRALLGRAQQFRDTLGRVATLQRRMDTWEHEERVRDQLVHMLVHDLKNPIAAVMGLLEIVQDDPRVPEDNRELLKVARDETQHLLHLTVNMLDVRKIQAGKMNLRRELMFTPMFREVVDLARGDVGSGLRDRHVRVEVEPDLSPASVDPEILRRVLANLISNALKHTTTGGMIVVAVKGTPDAVLVTVRDDGEGIPAEDIPNLFAAFEQSRLTLHGRFDTGMGLAFCKLAVEEHGGTIWVDSERGKGATFSFTLPLAQDAEDDDFVELV
- the nuoD gene encoding NADH dehydrogenase (quinone) subunit D, yielding MHTQIMSLNVGPQHPSTHGVLRLVVDMDGEYVVKVTPHMGYLHTGFEKTFENRTYQQGVTYAPRTDYLHSFGHELAYVLSVEKLLQADVPERATTVRVILHELGRIHSHLVFVGTGLLDLGALTPFFYAFREKEALQDLFEAVCGYRMNQGYFRVGGLYRDIPDGWPARVEKFLDQMERGVTEYSTLFAQNPIFLDRAKGVGVIPPEVAIDLGLTGPNLRASGVPLDHRKDNPYCGYESYDFNVITSTDGDSLARFNMRLLEFGESIKIVRQALRRLKPGPVKDPNRKISLPPRHELETSMEAVIHHFKLVTEGFHPPTGEVYVPVESARGEVGYYIVSDGGSMPYRVKIRAPSFVNLQALEYACVGAQFADLITILATIDPVLGDVDR
- a CDS encoding NuoB/complex I 20 kDa subunit family protein, which produces MPLKELFEKDWQELESEGILFSSLEKLVAWGRSNSLWPATFGLACCAIEMMSSTDGRNDLARFGSEVFRASPRQADVMIVAGRLSKKMAPVMRRVYDQMPDPKWVISMGACASSGGMFNNYAIVQNVDSVVPVDIFVPGCPPRPEALIYAVMQLQKKVRGEAFDGLGQQLPMVDAWTR
- a CDS encoding DEAD/DEAH box helicase gives rise to the protein MLPARSPFARLEGFLRDTLGSGATRLHEEWPQDARTVAAAGLGWSDAVTRGFGFPEVFAHQARTYELMRDGKHVIITTPTASGKTGAFFPGVFDRLERDPRATALFVYPLVALGQDQRDKLLAFRERGGFPWEVAAFQGSAQGSAVFRPGVRMVTATPDKLHWSLTQPGVREFLRHLSFLVLDEAHTYRGGFGSEVAGMLRRLLALARALGANPQVILSTATIGNPAEFARELTGVDAVEVSESGAARHGKRFVLADHRGQPRRFWNAVMDASARYDLKVLAFFRGRSRAARLYSTYRAQPQYARRAHLYMAGTSDREGRLSEFRRARSGVMFATNALEAGVDIGDLEVVIIDGYPGSRMAFRQMAGRAGRIAPGLVLYLPALNEQGVPQPADAFYSNAGNFLDLLTGPIEKAVVEAHNPYLSPRHAARANDEFTAAGLPAPHEAQPSPRYWNLRGEGSLKFAVVEAAEWERHGVRALDAPLESPSQHYALTEKHEGAVFTLDGQGYKVLRWEEHPAGTAILVEKHDAANLFTRGLYAIEVTPARMGEWERRGPLAFRHGEVVIRRRYTGYQMLRQVFERVCVGCDREPGETERSCARCGGRIQDRMQDHKLSEHLYEQPTELPPFRTSALEIGVDPRATERPTAVAHTLKHLLQKVTPERVACDENDLAGAFREGRDTYFFLYDDWLGGLGVARRAFEHMDDLLQRALDLTSKACCQQAQGCFECIAVSRCFSPTLPSGERRPTDKLATRAFLQSLPGLTVRPAEGPVPDAEDLPPTLPDSAPLPDVPALPPSWPTQARELLDLHGLSLPEVSARLGIPSRELQRAVSTTQPLRLRHPKFGEGVFMQGFHQGERREVLLYFPGVGQKRLLLKFAGLTVIEAAPTPVSALNPVS
- a CDS encoding NADH-quinone oxidoreductase subunit C, which encodes MDPLKPAGAKPMGREGVAQSSTSAAPVVPFPVPVTPATPSRDVTGLIAELGLTEDHAAEPTALVTPGDLLRAAQALKDHGFMLMDTVGIDYSTYTEARPKRFAVLHNIYHPRDHRRLFLRVWLDDGETLPSLYPVWRAANYLEREVYDLLGVTFTGHPDLRKVLTPDDLEGHPLRKDFPLGETPTLFREGRHLDPAAFRAGLTGRDAGLTGYRGELRRGRGDDRLPPVMPEGGPK